In Monodelphis domestica isolate mMonDom1 chromosome 1, mMonDom1.pri, whole genome shotgun sequence, the sequence GCAGCAAGCTGCGATTCCCATATTTTCCAACGActgtctttattattatttcattattaatatttaagatgggaagggagagagaatctaTCGTTGCACTCCGGgaggagattttaaaattaatcttagCAGCCTGCCGGGACTATTCTTTTTTCTAGTAGCTCTTTCTGCCTTCAGTTCCCAGGCACCGGGGAAAATAATTGTTGTGATCGAAAGTTTGTCATTTTATTTCGTCAACGTTGACCCTTTTGCATAGTCTCTGTCCTTTGGGGGTCCCTGGCTATTATTCAAGCAAGGAGGGAAAATCTTAAACTTTACTAGGAGATCCGTAGAGAGTGATGGGTGAGAGATCTCAGTGGGAATGATACAAGCAAGCTCAAAGTACAACAAAACAGAAAGCTATCAACAAACCCAAACTCAATTGGTCAAGTTCAGGCAGAGTTTAGGAGATATCGGATCagtgaaataaaatggaaatatgcaaGTGGTGAGTGAAGGCGGAGGACACCCCTTCTTTACCTCCAACAGCAGGAACATTAAGGGTTAATCAACGGCCAGCGGCGTTTTGATCCACTGAGCTCAAAAGTGGCTTTTTCCCCCTCATCTGATTACTAATTACTCTTGCTACCTAAACCCTTTCCCGTAGGTtcaggtctctctctctttccctccccgaggaaaaaaaatgagagtgaaagagagagagagagagaaaatttaaacCAACCAAACAGCCTTCACTACCCCCTTATCTCCCAACTGggttaatttcttttaaagaaagaaaaacaataaacgAGACCAAACCCGCCTTTCTGCCGTGGCTCCAGGGCTCTGTAATTTACTAGGTAGTCGCAAGCCTGACGGTGATTCCACCCTATTTCTAACTCCCTCCCCATATTTCtaaaaatctaaatgaaataaattgaCTTTATCGATGAATGGTAAGGAATCCACTCCAAGAGATGAAGAGGAGTCAGTGACCGGGGTGGTGGGGTGGTGATCAGACTAAGACTGAAGGAGGTGTGGCATGCAAGGTAAAAGAGTTTCTAACGAAACCGAGGCAAAAGTGGCTGTCCCAGACCCAGTAGGATGCAAAATACAGCCTCAGAGCGGGTGCCACAACTGAAAGTAGTGGGGTTGAGGGTTGGGGataggggttggggtgggggtgagagAACAATCTGACTCGCAGCTTTCCCCTGCGTTTACCTTCACACAATGAACACGGTAGCTTTTCTCTTCCAGTGCCCCGCCAAACGTCCCTCACTGAGCCCCTCTTCGGACTATGACTATTTCTGCgtccttctccctttcctaaaAGGATCAACTCGttttggggaggaagaggagaaaacgAAGCAGCTAGAACCTCTAGATCTCTTTCTGCTTTCATTCAGTGAGTACAACTTTTCTACTGCAGGACTTCAAAACCCGGGAGCCCGGATCCCCGAACAGCGAGAGGAATAAAATACCAAGGCCTTTCAACGATGCATTCCTGGCTGCGTCCGGGTCGGGCTCTTGGGGAAGTAAGGGAGAACGGGGAGTAGAGAAGGCGAGCAGGGACCCAGGCAACGTGGCACGTACCTTGAAATCTGTGGCCCAGATATCGGTACCTGTGGATAAGCCAGGGGTAGAACGTGGAAGGGTCTCTCTGCTGCGAGGCGAAGAGGGGGTGGGGCGAATGCGAGGAGGGCAGGGGGTGTGCTGCCAGGGCGTGCGGCGGCGGCACGGGGTGGACCGGCACCGCAGGATTGGGCGGGTGGGAGACGGCTTCTGCAAACACCAAGTCCGGGTTGGAGTAGACGCCCCTGCCGGCTGCCGTGTGGAAGCCGTTGAGGAAGGGGTTTATGGGGCTGGAATTGGCATAGCTCAGAGCCGCCGGGCGGATGGGGTCCTCGGAGCGCGAGGCGGGCAGGGGGTTGTCCTTGGCCACCAGCGACTCGATGGTGAAACAGCGCTTGGGCGCCGGCTGGAACATGCTGCGCCGCCGAGCGAGTCCTGGGGGCTCCCCCGCTCCGGAGCGTCAGCAGTGCGCTGGCTCCGATGCCGAGTTTCggggagaaaaaaatgatatttttgttgtGCTGtcgaaaaggaaagaaaaaaaaagaaagaaaagaaaagggggaggggggaaggagaggcaaCGGGAAGGAGCCCGAGAATCTTGAACCAGAACGCacccagagatgagagagaggggaaaaaaaatccttccagAAGAGTTTGCAGGCTGGGATGGGgaggggtatttttttttttctttttggcgaGGTAGCGTGGGGGACCCAGAGCTGCGggcagagaaaagaaggggggaaaagtttctcgagggagaaaaaaaagtttcctctCTTCTGCAAAAGGCGGGCCGGGCACCCTAAGTCCAAAGACAATCCATGGATGTACTCGGTTCTTCACAAGTTGTGCAAACGATTTGTTAGTTCATGAGCCTAATTAGTGCGGGGATCACATAAACAGCTTCCTCTGAAGCCTGGTAAATGGCTTGATGATTGGTCGCTATTACTCGCCTTGAGGTGGAAGGGGGGAGACTCTTTAAAGTGCGTCAGAGGGAGGCGAGCGGCTGGGAACCTGGAGGGCTGGATCCGGGCCCGGAGTGGAACGGAGTCGGGGGCTGCCTGTGCCGCTGCTCTTGCGATCTTCAACTCTGTGCCTTCTCCCAGCGCTCACCGAGGCAGCGGCAGCTGCAGTTTCTtcgtcttctcctcctcttcctccttcttcgtctcctcctcctcctcttccttcttcttcgtctcctcctcctcttcctcctcctcctccttccccacctcctcctttttctcccccgcctcctcctccacctctacCACCACTCCCTCCGGGGCGCCCAGGTCCCAGCAGAGTCCCCGCCGGCCGCTGCCGCCGCCACCGTCCGCAGCTTCCCCTCCCAACCCGAGCCAGCTGCCGCGGGGGCAGGTAGGAGAGCACAGATTCCTCCCGCGCGCTCCGCCGCTTCTCATTCCAGACTTGAGCCCGGGGGAGGAGGGAATGGGACGCATGGGGAGGGCTAAAGGGGGCTGGcttgggggtgagggtgggggaaaCTATTATATTTCTtcgtccccctccccctcctgaggacAAAACTTAATGTTGTCTCCTAGGCGAAGAGTAAACTCTGAGAGCTGTACCCTCCCCTTCTCTGCTATGACCCCCCCCCTTCCAAACTTGTATTCCAAAGGGTCTCTCGGACAGAGAGGGTCCAAGTGACCTTGCCCCATCAGGTATTTGGCAAATTGAAACCCTCTTCAAAGGGCAAACGGAGCCAACTACTAACTCGTCCCTTCTCTTGATCAAGACACCCATTTTCTTCTCCCGGGTGGTGAATAGTACCTCTACACTCCAAACACCCACCCCCTCCACcatcacacatacacactcctTATAAAAGTCTTGGGGAAAAGAGAGGCTGTGTTGCCGAGGTGTATGCAGATGCAGTTTGTGTGTTAGCGGTAATTGTgattatctttattattaacaTCGTTGCTAATGTCATTTATTAAAGCACCCACCACCGTGCCCCACCCTGGATTGTTAATTGCTCTGTCTGAGAGAGCACTAGGAGCAGTGAGAGTGAGTCGAATCTCAGGTTCCAGTCTGGCAGAGGACTAGAACAGTGAGAGTGAGTTGAATCTCAGGCTCCAGACCTTGTCCGTATTTTCGAGTTTGCCTTTGGTTTTGGGATGATTTTAGGGCTGAGTTCCCTCATCCCTATTGGTTCGCGCCGAGGAATAATTATGATCACATCCCGAGGCTGCTGGCTGCTGCTTACTGTTTATTGGTAGTTAAAGATCTATTATCTATTCATCAGCcgcctcttttttccctttttttttccaattacattctTCTAAAGTGAAGTACCAGCAGGTATTTTGCACGTTTAcaattaatgataaaaaaaaaaatctggcgtACTTTAAATCTATTACGCCTTGGCGGTGTAATTTATCTTAAGGACGCAGAAATGCTTGTGTTGAGTGAATAGGTTGCCGAGGAACCTGGAAGAAAGTAGATGGGGAGGGGAAGTCGTCAAGGGGGTGGCTGGGGTGTGGGATGGGGGTGGAGGCTAGCTAGAAATAGAAGCTTGATATACACATTTTGAGGAGGCGACAACAGAAAAACTCCCCTAGACCTGGTGTCTGGATACACATTTCTGCTGATTATCTGAGGATCTCTTTTGCCCAGTGGGTGACCCCATCCCTCACACACACTGCAATCCATtcatttcccctcctttctttatttgcttgtttatcgatttttttttgtttgtgttggAGGCAacagggggtgggagtgggggaatcTCTGGAGATCTCTTCAGAAAATTGGATTCTACAAACTATGTTGGACATTTAGGAACTGTCTTACGTATCCCAGCGCATTAGTGACTGGCATATCGGGCTAAAAAGTTTTCTTGCATACCCCACCCTAGACTTGGTGATTTCTTGCAAGAACATACACATATTACACCTATCCacccatacacatacatatatacacgcTAGTAGGTAAGAAGCGGTTGTCAGAAGATTCCGTGGTCTCTTTAGGCTcctacctccccacccccatcactGCACTTTCCCAATTGCTTTCTAGCTGGGAGCAAGCGGAGCAGGGGAGCAGGGGTCGTGTCCTGGGTTTCACCCTTTGCCCAgggctgcccctccccccccaagggAGTTGGACTGCACCTGGTGGTTTACTAGAGGGCCTGAGCTGACTGAGAAACTGGGCCCAGCTCCTTGGAATGGGGTACTCAGGAGAAGAAATCTCTAACCTGCGTGATGCTGTTGCAGTGTGAGTGTGTGCGTTTGGTAAGGTGGGGGTGGCCCTGAGAGACAGGTGGCAGGAAAGCTGATTCCCTCAGCCTCTCCTAAAAGGACGGCATCCCATCCCCTGCCCCAGTCTTCACCCCATCCAACTACCCATTATCCAACGATCATATAAAGTCAGAAATCCTTCAAATATACCAACGTAAAAAGATTTGCTGCAACTCGGAGGATATCCtcggagtgtgtgtgtgtgtgtgtgtgtgtgtgtttatgggaGTGTGTGgcagtggggaggagggagaagcgTTGGAAAACATTGTCTAAGCCCGGGTTATAAGAAGCAAGTTAATATCATAAAGAATTTTGAAGTCTAAGTTTTAGAATGGACCTGACACCCACGGGGCAGAAGTGGGACTCTTGTAACCCCGGACAGTTTTTCCaatggaaaagaaacacaaaacttGGGCCTGTTGTTCCCACCAAGTAAACCAGGTCCAGGCAAGATGAATTTGGAGAGGCTGGGGATAGAGTTGAAGAATACCTCTAGGCTAAGAATGGTGGGAGGAAGTcttatttggaggaaaaaaattctttccccaccccctccagtTTCAGAACCTGCCTACTTGCAGTCATTCTAAGGTCAGTGCCACAGGCCATGGGTCCCTAGGCTCTAGAGCTGGGTGTTGGAAATGTCTGGTCAGGTGGAGCCTGGAAATGTTTCAGGTTCTGGGAAACTCATCGCTGGCTAGAACCAAGGGGGCTTAGATGAATTCAGATCAGTGGGATATGGACACAAGGCACCAGGCACCCCGAAGATACTGGGACTCAATTAACCTTGGATGTGTTTTTAATTGTTGGCGTGGGGTTGAAGTGGGAATGATAGGTGTGCAATTATAAAAGGTATTCCTGGGAACCAGTGTCGGTAGCACCGTCCGTCCCCAACCTTTGAGGCCCTGCGAGTCGACACTGAAATGCCTTTTCTAAAACTCCCCACCCTGCACCGGAGGAGGCCTCTGGTACCCAGCTGGTCCTATGGTGGAGCAGTTGATCCCCAGAAGAATGGACCCTTGAAAACCTTACACCTTTCTTGCTCTAACCTTTCCTGGATTGCCCCGTTTTCTGGACTTGAGGTGCACCCAAGATTTGGATTTGAAATAGATTTGAGTCACAGGGTCTTTGTGTGGATAGACTGCCTAGAATGGGCCACGGACTTCTGTGGctcctcttgtctccaggctccTCCCTTAATACCTCTCGTAGTGTTTCCCGCAACTCTGAGATCCGTAAgggtggtggggggaagggagttaTTGTTTATAAATCACCCCCGACCttctttccaaaatgaattatttactCAGAGGCAGGCGAATGCAAAACTCTCCCAAAAGCGACGCGCAAATTTCCAGGTTTTGCTTTTCCTTGATACGAGGTTTGTGGAGTCCGGCCCCTGGGTGAGACGTATGTCTGTCttctgtctgtatgtgtgtggagggagggagggagagagatagagagagacagacagacggacagacagacagagacagagacgcgCGTGTCTGTGTGTTGAAGGGAGGAGAGCAGGTAGGGGAGACTATTAATCTACTAAACACACAGTTTAATGCGCTTCTTATGAGCCCTAAATATCGATAAATAGATTTTCCCTAGATCTCAGTCCTTTGACCGCATATTAAATACGAATAATCTATGGTAATTCATGCGCCCGTACCTCAGAAACACGGGGGACAGGTTCACAAGTTAAAGACCCCGCGACATGAGAGGGAATCCAGAAGGCGAGTTACTCATTAAAGGACAGGGGAGTTTTGCTTGGCCAAAGCACGAGATTGGGAAAGTTCGGGGCACGCagtccagttgcttctctgcgtTCAGGTGCTTCCAAGGCCAACAATTGGCTCACTCCCGAGCCTCTTCGGAAATCTGCAGACTAACAGGTGGCGATTTAGATGGCGAGGCGAGGCTCTAAAGCTCTGTTTGGAGACTTCGCCACTAACCGGCTTCGCCCTCGCTTTATCCAGCACTACTTTGAACCCGATTTTGATCCAGGAATTAGGTCTTTGACCCTAACGTAGTGGGTGAAAGGATATTTCTGCGGCAAGTCCGTGCGTGAGTGCGTGATGACTTGGAGAGGATGATTGGATCCAATCAGAGCGAAGCAGGGTCAAAGGTGTGCTGAGCAATAGAGACTGAGGCTATCGGAAAGAATCAGagccttccaactctgagaaacATAAATAGGTCTAAGTACAATTCCATGGACTGTCAGAAGGGTACTTGCCTGTCTGCACTCCCTAGATAAAGTCAAATGAACTGTGTAGACACCAGGCATTAAATTCCTTCACAAGAGGTCATTTATACTGAAGAATCGAGTCTTAAGAGTTCAAGGCAAAGGGTAGACTTGACTTGAGGTAGCCCCCCGGGACCAGTTCTCTAGGTCTTGGTCACTCCTTTAGCCACCATGGGGCACGCCTAACAAGGCAATGGGAAGAGGGAAGCTCCCTTGTCTAGGTTCCTGATATgtccttaaaaagaaaactgtcagAATGGGATTTCAGGACCGTGATCTGGTTTTTTCCATTTCGTTACTTTTCTCAGTTCTGGGCTACATGGAACGAAACTCTTTCTTGTCCTAAGAGTTGTTATCAAGGACAACATTCGGTGTGTATGTAACATATGGCATGACGCAGACCCGAAGCACCGTGTGTCTAATATGTGCATGTACATTTATGTCGGGATTAATTAACTGAAACATTTAGAGACACAAATTCAGGGCACACGTCTACGCTCTATGGAGCGCATCACAGTGCGCTGATGACATGCTACAAATCCTGAGTAAGGAAATTAAAAAGTGAAGTGGGCATCGACTGGGAAATATCTAGAAGGGCTCCCTAATTGGTCAAATTAGCCAGAGAAAGTCTTCCGTGAATAAAGGTATCAATTGATTGAATTTcactatattaattttttttcctgctctctTAGTATCTCAGTACACAGGGAGAGGGACGCTACAAATACGAAAACTGGACATTTAATTCCCTCCCCCCCGCCCCGGCGACACACAAATAAAGAATGCTCCCCTCCTCACTTCTTTGCCGCTAAGGTAGCTCTCACTCACATAGGAGACAGATTGGCGTGTGAGCAGCGCCGCCTACTGGTCTCACAGACGCGAAACCATAAAAGAAGTTTGGAGCGACTTGCCCTTTCAGAGTTCTCAGCAATCCATCCATGAGCAGCTGACTTTTATCCTTCCGAATGCTTCCTCTCCAACCCGCTGTAGAGTGCAGATGCCCAGATTGAGCAAGGGTGactgggggagagagggaagaaggcgAGGTAGCCTCTTCCAAGGGCAAAGAAAGTTACCCATCTTCCTTACCCCCAACCCACACACTCCTTCCTAGTACTTTATACCTACTGCCAAGAGTCCCACCCTAAATAAGTGTGTGCGAGCCGATT encodes:
- the EMX2 gene encoding homeobox protein EMX2 isoform X2; translated protein: MFQPAPKRCFTIESLVAKDNPLPASRSEDPIRPAALSYANSSPINPFLNGFHTAAGRGVYSNPDLVFAEAVSHPPNPAVPVHPVPPPHALAAHPLPSSHSPHPLFASQQRDPSTFYPWLIHRYRYLGHRFQGKSMVSEQKDKIQTSEARGRGFGFSTEEKRDAPY
- the EMX2 gene encoding homeobox protein EMX2 isoform X1 — protein: MFQPAPKRCFTIESLVAKDNPLPASRSEDPIRPAALSYANSSPINPFLNGFHTAAGRGVYSNPDLVFAEAVSHPPNPAVPVHPVPPPHALAAHPLPSSHSPHPLFASQQRDPSTFYPWLIHRYRYLGHRFQGNETSPESFLLHNALARKPKRIRTAFSPSQLLRLEHAFEKNHYVVGAERKQLAHSLSLTETQVKVWFQNRRTKFKRQKLEEEGSDSQQKKKGTHHINRWRIATKQASPEEIDVTSDD